Below is a window of Hyphomonas neptunium ATCC 15444 DNA.
ACGGGCCCGATCTCGAAAATGTAGAGATCCACCCCGTCGACATCGACCAGGATATTGTCCGTGAACTGCGTAATCAGTTCGCCATTGCAGCCGAGCGAGATGAAGTCGGCGCTGTAGGTGTTGCGATAGTTCGGCTCGCCAAGGGCGTTCTCCGGAAAGTCGAAGGGTGGCTTGGAGGGCTTCTCGCCGGGCGTGAAGCTCACCACCCTGTCGGCAAAGGAAAGCGCGCCGAGCGGCAGGCAGATCTCGCGCTTGCCACTGCCATAGATGAGGCCCGGGCAGTCGTCGCCCGCGCGGCCCTTGCCGGGCGCGTCGCGGTCGATCTTCGGCGGCGGCGCGTCCCGGGTCTTGGGCAGGAGCAGGCCTATGTCCTCGGCCGTGATGCCGTCCTCGCCGCTTCCCCTGATCAACGCTTTGAGCTCGGCATTGGTCGCTGTGAAGCGGCCGTCCGTCTGTTCCTGCAGCAGGGCGGTCAGCTCTTCCTTCGTCATTGTGAACGAGCCACCCATGCTTTCGACAAGATGGTGCAGGGTCGGGCCGGTCAGCTCCAGGACCGGGCCATTGCGCGCAAGGTCGAGGGCCTTCTGGGCGCCGGGCGTGGCCGCCACCAGCCCGTCCTGCGCTGCGCGCAGGGTGTCCACTCCAGAGCCTGTTTCTTGGTCCGCAGCGGCTTCCCCGGCGAGGTCCAACCGGTCGGCCAGCGGGCTGAGATCGAGGGTGGGATAAGCTTCCTGCAGCTGGGCGAAGGTGCCCGCAGCGGCGCCCACCTGTCCATCATCGGTGAAGGAGTAGAGCGCCACGCGCCCGTCGCCGCGCGGCTCGACCCAATAGACCGAGCCATCCAGATCGGTCACCGGGATTGCCGTTTCCGGCAGGCCTTCGGGGCGGACGAAACCCGGATCGGCGGCAGGCGTCACTTGCGCCTCGTTTTCCGCATCGGCAGCCGGCGCCGCCTCAGGCGCTTCGGGAGTGGCGGGCGCCGTTTCGCTGCCGCCACAGGCAGCCAGCAGGATAAGGCTGGCGGCGGCCAGCAGCGTCTGCACATGAGACATCAGTTCGTCCTCTGATAACTGGCCCTGATCGTCCTGTAGAACATCTCGCCCTCGGTGGAGCGCCACATGGGATTGTTGTTGTGTTCGGCCTCGCAGCGGCCGAGTTCGTCGAGAACTTCGGTCATCTGCGCATTGAACTCTGACCGTTTGGCATCGTAGGCGTCCTTGGTGCCCTGGAAGCTTTTCTGGATGTCGGCCTTCTGCTGCGCCCACGACATTTCAACGAACTGATGGGGCTTTGGCACGGTGTCGCCCATGGTGATGGCGGTGCTGACGAAATCGGCCGTGCTCATATAGATGATCCGCAGGCGCTCATAATTCAGCAGGAGATCATCAAGCTCCCGGAAGGGTTCCCGGTAACAGGCCTCGCAGGCGTCGTAATCGTCCCAGGCCGAGCTCATCTCCTCGTCATCCTCCCCGTCCACGGCGGGCGGCCGGCAGGTGAGCGGCATCGGGGGCAGGTTGGATGGGTCCGGCTCCATCTCGCGGTCGGACTCCAGCAGCATGCGCAGGCGTTCGATCTCCGCGCGGTTGGCAGAGGCCTGGCGGTTCAGGTCCTCAATGCGCCGGTCCGCTTCGGCGAGGCGATCACCATAGTCTTCATCCACCGGCGCCGGGCCAGCGTCTTCAGAGCCCATATCCTCAGAACCTGCGTCTTCGGACGACGCATCGTCCTTCGGCGCGTTGCTCGGGTCGAAATCCTCCGGCTTGAGGTCAATCGGCCGCCCCGAGCTGCTCGTCGGCTCGCCCGCAAAGGGGTTGGGCGGGGAGTCCTCCGGCTTGTCCTCAGGTTTGCCAGCGCTGGCATCCTTGTCCTTATCGCGTGGCACGTCGGGGAGGGGCTTGTCGACGTCAAACGGGTTGGGCGCCTGGTCAGGCTTTCCGGCGCTGGCGTCTTTGTCCTTGTCGCGGGGCACCTCGGGCAGGGGCTTGTCGACAGCAAACGGATTGGGGGCGTCGCCGCCTGGCGGGGCCTCCTCGCCCTGCGCATAGGCGGGGGCCGGATCATGGATCGACGCCATCATCAGGCCGCCGATCAGCACTGCGGCGACCGCCCCACCCTTGCCCCGGCGCAGCATCATCACGCCCAGGAACACCACGATCACCGCCAGTAAGCCCGCGATGACGTAGAGGACGGGAGATGCGCCTCGGCCCTGACCGCCTGCCTTATCGCGCGCCTGGCTTGTGGCACTGATGCCAGCGTCTGCCATCTCAGGCGTAATGTAGACGCGTGCCATGCTTGGCGCAGCGGGCGCGCCCTGCCAGAACACCAGGGTGGCGCGGGCTGGCGCGCCGCCCGGTGAGGTGAGCTGAACCCCCACATCCCCATGCGCGCGGCCCTCGAACACGAAGCTGCCCGCTCGGCCGGTCGATCCGGAGTGGACAACCTTGCCCCAGTTCTGGCGGTGCAGCGTCACTTCCAGCGGGCGCTCCAGGCTGGCGGCAATCACCTGCACCGAGAAAGGCGCCGACACATTGGTACCGCGCGCATAGTATCGGACGGGTGTATCGCCTACCGTCGCCTCCACTGACGCAAACTGCCCGTCTTTGTCCGGGCGATTGCCGTAATCGAGCTTGACAGCTTCCACTTCGTCACCTGGCGGCGTGGCCGGCTCTGCGAACGCTGCAACAGCCACAAAGATGCCAGCCATGAGGCCCGTCAACAAACGCTTATGTGGCATCAGCAATCCCCTGGATGTCTGCCGTTAAGCCAAGTTTGCCCGACAAAGTGTCGCAGGCCAGCTTCGGGATCAACTAAAAATCGCTACCTGCGTATCTGGTCTGTAAATTTTCCGGTCAGCGTCCCGCTGCCTTCCGGCTGGCGGTTGAGGGCCGGTCCCGTCGATCCGCCCCAGGTTTTCTGATGTCTCCGGCTGCGCCCATCCGAGCCGGTCAGGTCGAAGTTTCCCGGCGGCGGAAACTCGCCAAAAGGCGACGCTCAGCATCGGGGATAAGCCAGCAACTCAGGGCTGATTTTAGCCCACCTGAGAACCGCAGATCTGGGTGGACGTCTCCGCTCACTTCGTGGCTTGAAGCCCTATGCCTTGAGTTTTCTCACGAAGAATCTGGCCAGCGCTTGCCACCCCTGTTCCGCAGCGGCCAGGAGGAGGGTGCGCAACATGAGCTTAGTCCTGGCAGGCGCGGGGGATTCGCAAACAGCGGGGATGCCGCTTTGTGTGGAATCTGTCCTGCAGAGCTTGAAACAGGCGTTTGCCTTTCGGCGCCGCAAGCGTGTTAATGGGAGGGCGCAGCAAGGACACTCCGCCTATGACCGAGAAGTTTGAACGCCACCGTCAGGCCTGGACGACCGATGAGATCCAGAAGCTGCACCTGCTGGCAACCAAGGGCATGAGCCTGAAAGCCATCAGCAAGGCGATGACCCGCAGCGAGGAATCTGTGCAGGCGCGCGCGAAGGTGGACAAGCTGAAGATTTCGAAGATGCGGTGAGAGGGCGGCGGGCGTCGCCGAATGCAGGTC
It encodes the following:
- a CDS encoding OmpA family protein; the protein is MSHVQTLLAAASLILLAACGGSETAPATPEAPEAAPAADAENEAQVTPAADPGFVRPEGLPETAIPVTDLDGSVYWVEPRGDGRVALYSFTDDGQVGAAAGTFAQLQEAYPTLDLSPLADRLDLAGEAAADQETGSGVDTLRAAQDGLVAATPGAQKALDLARNGPVLELTGPTLHHLVESMGGSFTMTKEELTALLQEQTDGRFTATNAELKALIRGSGEDGITAEDIGLLLPKTRDAPPPKIDRDAPGKGRAGDDCPGLIYGSGKREICLPLGALSFADRVVSFTPGEKPSKPPFDFPENALGEPNYRNTYSADFISLGCNGELITQFTDNILVDVDGVDLYIFEIGPVVEKTLLAISSDGESWIEVGEIEGARSEVDIGPFVSKGDKFPFVRLTNASVACGGNHSGADIDAIAAVGAEIRLSLDSALLFDVGKYEIKPEAESALAELAAQLQTYGADIRVTVEGHTDSTGSAASNQTLSENRARSVWDNLSGKISPVPEDVTIRGYGASRPVADNATEEGRAENRRVDILILPGKKGYLTE